The DNA segment TTGAGAAGCACTCATATATACACAGTTGTATTCTGACTGGGCCTTACCTAGAAATAGTCCTGTTGGCCTGGTTTCAGATCCAATGTGAACTCCTAATGAAGCCAAATGATGTCCTGCATTAATATTTGAATCCTCAATCATGTTGGCATCTTGGACGTTCTTTATCAAACAATTATTATTGGTCCAATAGCTACCACCCAGAACAACAGAGCCTTTACACCAACACCATAAGTTGGTTGTCACAAGGTTGGGGCCCAAATCAAACATCAATTTCACTTATCATTATCATTCAGTAGGACGAAATTGAAATACCTGTGAAGAGCAGATGTTTCAACCTGTTGATACAGTTCAAAATGTCATAATCTTGGTACTTAACGTTGTTTTTCCCCCCAAATAAACCCTTTaactggttcagacagtgggTCAGACAGTTGACTCAAACGGTAATCAAGCAATGCTTTGACTCAGTTGAAGGCAGTTGAAGTAGAGGTGCCATTAAAAACGGTTCTTTCCTTGTACCGTCAACACTCTTTTCACAGTGATTAGCCATTGTCAACTCCTTCTATAAGCATTTTCTAAGTGTAATTAGTGTAGGGATAGGAATTAGTTGTGGTAAGTGACAAAAGAGACTTCTCATGGGTATAATCgcagaaaataaatgttttaggGGGATTAACGGGGGAAAACGGTGATTGCAGCTCATGaacagtgtgtgcttgtgcagaCAGTGTCCCCGCTATAGGCCCAACATAGAGGGGTCACAGGTGTGTTCCATCAGCAATCAAGGATGTTCCACCTGCCTGCCACCTTGCAACTGCAATAAAAATCCAGGAGGACTCCAGTCAGGGAAAAAGCAGAGCGGGAGAGAATGCTTTGACAGGATTTGTATATGTATGTTTGATATACATTATACAAGCGATACAAAGTAAGTTTCAGTGGGGTTGCTGTTCCTTGGAATGTTTTGAGTCATGGAGTTCACCTGCTTGAACAATTCCTCTTTCTCTGGTATCCTGGCTCAGTCTGTGTAAAGGGTTATAATGAAGAAAAATGTTGCGGTTGAGGTCTTATCTCACCTGCCTTGCCCAGTCAATAGTGTTGTGATTGCACCTAATATTTTGCATACCGGAGGATTAAACCAATTGCAAAATGTATAGAAAAACCATTCAATTTAATTCTGAATTCGTTTTTCATTGCACTCAATTAAAATGTTCAATGTTGCTCTATGAATAAGGGAATGCAAGTCTCAATTGGGGGAAATTCCATGCAAATGTGTTAATTATCAACATGGACATCACTCAGTTGTAGTAGAATGTATCCTACTGAAAATTCATTTTTATCATTTTTAGTGTGGTTTTCCATCTTGTGTCAACAGACTCGGGTGTAGTCAGATTCTGACTCCCTTGTGTTGGAGAGCGTCTGTTTACTATGCTAAACACCCACTCAGGGACTTTAATGGGCTCTTATTGGTTGTTAACTTGAACATGACACTATTTAAGCAGTAAATGAGTTCCGTTAGCTTAAGTTCCTCTCCAGGTAGGCTTGTTTCAGTGACTTGTCAAAGTTCTGTTATAGTACACTAAATATTGTAGATGTGTTTTCTGAAGTGTAATTATGAAACTTGTGGGTATCCTGAGTAAAAGAAATACTGTGTTTGCAGCCATGGGGACCCAGTTATTGCTGTGTTTTGCTGCTCTACTAGTCTCTGGTAAGTTTTTTTTCAATCTTTCTGGTTTTCCATTCAGTGATTCCAATCTAATTACAACGTTTGAAAGCATTTCATATTTAATTTCCAATCAGCCACTTCCAATTTCAGTTATACTGTATACAGACAGACTTCCATTAGTCTTGTAATAAATATTGCATATGTTCCCTCTGTATTCAACATAAGATCTCAATACCGCATTAAAactaaaatataaaaaaaagaaacgtaAGAGTATTGCCATCCATCTCCAACCGCTTTCTGTCCATTACGTGCTAATATTGACTCTGATGCATCCACGTTCATCCCTCTTTGTCAATTGCTGTGGCTTTCCCCAAGCATGCTCAAGAATCCTCAGCACTACGCGTACAGCCAAGTAATCGCTCAATTTAAAGCCATTTATCATGTTGTCAACCCTGTCAGTGGGTACAGCTCCTGCCTGGCCGGTCCCACTGCCAAGGTGAGCGGACTAGAATTTCAACAGGGTAAAAATTGAGTCGAACAAAGGATGGTCTAAATTGAGACCTGCGTTTGTTTTCAGTGGCATTTATTTTCGAGCAGCTATTGAGTTTGAAACTGGTCTATAGCAGTGTGAACTGCAGTATAATTTAAAACTCAAGTTAGTCAGCATTTGAGTGacacagatggggggggggggggggtctcaatCCATTCTGCAGAATCACTGAAGAGGTATTTATGAAATTTCCAGATTCTTTTAAACTCCAAGTGACCTGAGTGTTTTTGATTGGCAATTTTAAGTTACTCTTTTCAAAGCGCACTCACTTATACAGGGAACAAAACTATTCCTTCCATTATGTAAAAATCTAAATGAGGTGTGAACTAACTATCCTGTCAAATTATCCTCAAGTACTCCTCGCTTTCATACAAGGACTTTGTTCCATCGTATAACAGGCCTGTCTTGCAAACCCTTATGTCTTAGTACTGCACTTTTAATCCCCTCATGGATTCTCAACACGTAGGCAAAAATAATGTCACGTCAGCCAGTGGTTTTGATCTTCCCTTGGATCAGTTTGTCTTGTGCTCTGTCTCTTAGATGTGTGCCATGCTGGATGGGCCGGGAGGGAGTTTGCCATGTCCTTCATGGAGAACTACAAGACCAGCTACGTTGGCGCTCGTTTCCAGCTACAGATTTATGCCCTGCAGGCCGACACCAGCGTGACAGTGAAGGTGTCCAGTTTGAACTTTGTGAAACAGCAGATGCTGGGGGCCGGACAGGCGGTCACCGTTACCCTCCCTGACGGGGTAGAGATGGGCGGAACCGAGCTGTCCTCCAAGACGGTCCAGATTGAGTCCTCTGCAGACGTAACGGTGTCTGCCTTCAACTACAAGCTCTACACGGCCGACACCAGCGTGATCTATCCCGTGAGCGAATGGGGCACAGACTACTACATTTTCACCCCGTCCGCCACACCCTTGGGCACCTTCAAGGAGTTCTCCATAAGCAACGGCAAGGAGAAGAACCGTGTGGCGGTGGTGCCCAGTGACCTACTGTTTTACCAAAAACGGCTGTACATCGCAGGGAGCCAGCTGGTTGTTGACCTCCTGCCCTACCAGAGCATCCAGATCCAGTCAATCTCTGAGCTGACGGGCACCAGAGTGTCCTCCCAGCTCCCTGTGGCTGTCTTCACGGGCCACACCTGCACCTGGAAGTTTTCCAAGTGCAACCACGTCTTTGAGCAGCTGCTGCCCGTCTCCAGCTGGGGATCCAGCTTCATCGTGCCTCCCCTCAGCTTCCAGAAAGACCAGAGCACAGTCATCATCCAGGCCTcccaggccacccgcgtcacgGTGCGAAAGGGGAGCAAGGTCGACGTCGTCTCACTGGACCAGGGGAAGGCTAAAGAGTTTGACATCCAGCAGCCAGACTCCATGACCATCCAGGCCGACCATGGCGTTCAGGTGCTGCTGCTCTTCAACGGGGTCATGCTGGACAAGGGCCAAATATACGACCCCTTCCTGATGACCGTGTTGCCCTCCCAGCGCTTCTGCTCCTCCTACTTCCTGGAAGGCCAGGATGGCTTTCAGAACAAGGCCCTACTGGTGGTGAAGACCAATGAGCTTGCCACTCTGCGCTTTGACGGCAAACCCCTGCCCGACACTGTCCAGTGGACGAGCATCTCAGCTAGTGAGTTCTCCTGGGCAGAGATGGCCTACCCTCAGGGGTACCCTGACAACAGACACAATTTGACCCTTGGCAGTCCGTTTGCCCTCTACAGCGTGGGGGTCAGTTACATGAATGGCTATGGTTCTCCTGCCCTCTGCGGCCAGGCAGGTAAATGACGTAAAGATTGCTGCATCAGAACTGTTTCTATAGAGGATGGAGGATGTCCATCACAGTAGACTTGTTGATAGATAACTTGGACCATTGTCTTTTCAACAAATGTACTGTACTAAACGGGTGGTGCTAACATTGTATGatctattttatttttaattttttttccaGGTCATTTCCCAATGACCTGCAGCGATATGACCTGCAAGGCAGATGAGGTGTGCGAGATGAAGCAGGAGATACCCACCTGCTACAAGAAGCCAGCCGAGGCCGGCACCTGTTGGGCCATGGGCGATCCCCACTACCGCACCTTTGACGGGCGATTCTATAACTTCATGGGCACGTGCACATACGTCTTTGCCAATAAATGTGCGGCGAAAGACGTGCTGCCAGGCTTCGAGGTCCTATCCCAGAATGAGAACCGGGGCAGTCTCAGGGTGTCGTATGTGGGCGTGGTTACGGTGAAGGTCTACGGCCTCACCATCACAGTGATGCGGACTGAGACTGGCCGTGTCAGGGTAAGACGGCTCCTCGGTTATCCACGCTGAGGCCATGCCATTACTGTTTCTATTTAAACAAAGCCTAaagatttagtttttttttttttaagtctccCAACCTGGATTTGTAATATGATGAACATTGTGCTAATTGCATTAATGCTGTGCCCTTTTTGTCTACAATTCTGTGATCAGATTGACTATGGCCTGTGGAATCTGCCTGTGGTTCTGAACGAGGGAAAGGTGGTCTTGTCCCAGATGGGTCGCTTTGCGGTCATTCAGACCGACTTTGGCCTGACCGTGAAGTATGACTGGGAACATCATCTCGTGGTCTCACTGCCCGCCAGCTACGCTGGCAAGACCTGCGGCCTGTGCGGCAATTTCAACGGGAACCCCAACGATGACTACTCCACACCTTTGGGCACGCAGGCAGGTGGGGTGCCGGCATTCGGGAGCAGCTGGAAGGTTCCAGGCCTGGTGAAGGACGCCCTGTGCGCAGACGAGTGTGTGGGAGGCTGTGATCGCTGTGAGAGCAGCCAGATGAAGCTATTTGAGGGCGAGCTGTACTGCGGTCTGATCGGCCTAGTGGCCAAAGGCCCATTTAGCAGCTGCCATTCTGTCGTCCCCCCACAAGCCTACCTTGACAACTGCAAATTTGACTTGTGCATGGGAGGAGGCCTCAGGACCTTCCTCTGTCGGGCTCTAGAGACCTACACcgacgcctgccagaaggctgGCATCCAGGTCCAAGACTGGAGAGCCCTCGCCCGTTGTCGTGAGTAACCTTTCATTCATGAAACTGGGAGTTGTTCATCGACTGTTGCCTGTACTGACTGCCTTGTCTCATCCTGTCCTTATAGCTTCCCAGTGCCCAGCCAACAGCCACTATGAACTGTGTGGGAGCCCCTGTCCTGCCACCTGTGCCGACCCCACTGCCCCCACGAAATGTAAGGGTCCATGTGTGGAGGCTTGCACCTGTAACACTGGCTTTGTCCTGAGTGGAGGGAAGTGTGTGCCCACTGCCAAATGTGGTTGCTCCTACCTTGGTCGCAATGTCCCTGCCGGCGAGTCCTTCTGGGTTGACCAGACCTGCAAAAGACGCTGCCGCTGTGTGCCAGAGAGCGGGCGCGTGGAGTGCCAGGACACAGGTTGTCGGGCAGGACAGCAGTGCCAGGTGGTGGATGGCATACGAGACTGCTACCCTGTCTCCTACAGCACCTGCCAGGCCAAAGGCGATCCCCACTACCTGACCTTTGACCAGCAGCGCTTCAACTTCCAGGGCACGTGTGTGTACCAGCTGGCTGGGCTCTGCTCCAGTGACCCTGGTCTGGTGCCCTTCCAAGTGTTGGTGCAGAACGACTTCCGGGGTAGCAGGGTGGTGTCTTACACCAAGCTGGTAGAGGTCAAGGTCTACTCTCAGACCATCTCCATCAGTAGGGCGTACAAGGGCCAAGTCATGGTAAGCTAAATTGGCTTTTAGTCATGGGATACAGGAATCTAAATAGAGCAATGTACTGGATCATTCCCAGTAAACAATTGAAGAAAAATGACCAATTCCTGTCTGAACCATTTATCCCAGGTAAATGGAGAGTTGCTGAACCTGCCAGTGTCCCTGAGTGAAGGCCAGATATCGGTCTACAAGAGCGGCTGGTACGCTGTGGTCACCACAGACTTTGGCCTCAAGGTCTCCTTCGACTGGAACAGCAACGCCTTCGTCACCCTTCCCAGTACCTACCAGGGCGCTGTCTGTGGCCTGTGCGGCAATTACAACGGCAAGCCCCAGGACGACCTCATACCCATGAACGGAAAAGCTCCGGTGAACGCTCTGGAGTTTGGCGGAAGCTGGATTGTGGAAGAGATCCCTGGTTGCGTCCATGGCTGTAAGGGCACCTGTCCCGAGTGTGACGTGACCCAGAAGAGGGCGTACGAAACGGGCGACTTCTGTGGGCTCCTGAGAGACCCCAAGGGCCCATTCAGGGACTGCCACAGCCAGGTGGATCCAGCGGGCTACTTTGAAGACTGTGTTTATGACGTGTGTCTGTACAAGGGCAGGAAGGACGTGCTGTGCCAGGCCCTCACTGCCTACACCTCAGCCTGCCAGGCCACAGGAGCCAAGGTCTACAACTGGAGGTCGAGCCAGCTCTGTGGTGAGAGCTGTTCATTGaaacaacttttttttctctttatccaaattatatttattttaacagATGAGATCTCATCGATAATTGCTCCCGTCTCCCAGAGGTGCGTTGCTCGGCCAACAGCCACTACGATGTGTGTGCGTCCAACTGCCCTGCCACCTGCAGCAGCCTGTCGTCACCGCAGGGCTGCCAGGCCCAGTGCAAGGAGGGCTGCTCCTGCGACGAAGGCCACATCCTCAGCGGGGACAGCTGTGTACCTTTCTCCCAGTGTGGCTGTCTCCAAGGCGGTCGCTACTACCAGGTGGGGCAGGTGTTCTACCCTAATGGAAAGTGTGACGAGGAGTGCAGCTGCGCACAGGATGGACAGGTACGGTATACAAAGACCGCCTCTTGACCATCAATAATGAATCTCAAGGCATCTCCAACAGGAAAACCAATTGGATGTTGCATTCAGTGATTTGAGCAAATATCATCCACAGGTGGCGTGTAAGAAGTTCTCCTGTGGTCCGAATGAGAAGTGTGAGGTGTTGGACGGAGTCCAGAAATGCAATCCGGTGGGTAAGGCTGTGTGCCAAGCGTCTGGCGACCCCCACTACTTGTCCTTCGATGGCCTGGCTTTCGACTTCCAGGGCACCTGCACCTATACCCTGGCCAAGGCCTGCGGGCTGGATGGCACCCAGCTGGTGCCTTTTGCTGTGCAGGTGGAAAACGAGTCTTGGAACAACCGCAAGGTTGCCGTCACCAAACTGGTGGCGCTGGAGGTCTACGGCTTCACCCTCATCTTCAGAAACGACATGTTTGGAGTCCTGGTGAGGCGATGCGCATCACTAACTGAAGTAGAATTATGAAAAAGGAATCCTTCAGGATTAAAGGGAATTGAATGGAAGTGTGATATTGGCAAATCATTGTTTCAAATGTTTCCTCAGGTGGATGGCGTGTTCAACAACCTGCCCCTGAGTCTGAACAATGGAGTCGTGCAGGTGTACAAGCAGGGCTTCCACTACACCATATCCACAGACTTTGGCCTGCTTGTGACCTATGACCTCGTCTACCACGTCACAGTCACCGTGCCTGGCAACTACCGCGACAAGACTTGCGGCCTCTGTGGCAGCTTTAACGGAAACCGTGCTGATGACTTCACCATGTCCAACAATCGGGTGACGAAGGATGTCAATGCGTTCGGGGCTTCCTGGAAGGTGGCCATAAAGGGTGTGGTGTGCGACGACGGCTGTTCTGGCACCGCGTGTCCGGTTTGTGACCCCCCGAAGAGGGCCGTGTTTGAAAAGCCCAGCCACTGTGGGGTCATGACGGCTCCCAAGGGCCCCTTCGCAGCCTGCCGCAGTAAACTGGACCCAGTGTCTTACTTCAACGACTGCGTGTATGATTTGTGCGTCTCCGAGGGCGACGAGAAGGTGCTGTGTGACAGTGTGGCGGCCTACGCCTTCAACTGTCACATGGCAGGGGTGGACCTCGACTGGAGGACTTCCTCCTTCTGTCGTGAGTGATGGTCCTGTTATGCCTTCTAGCTGGGGAAACCACAAACATGATTGACAGCATGGTGTCGGCATCCTACGCTTCAGCATTAATTTTTTGGGATTCTTCTGTCTGTTCCTCTTGCAGCCATGAAGTGTCCAGTTAACAGTCATTATGAGGCGTGTGCTGATGCCTGCTCTTCAGCCTGTCCTAGTCTGACTGACGTCGTGAAGTGCTCCAAGTGTTCTGAGGGCTGCGAATGTGACGCTGGCTTCCTCTTCAACGGCCAGACCTGCGTCCAGCAGGATCGGTGTGGCTGCTATGACAACGGACGGACATACCTGGTAGAGATGGGTTATTCTGGGGTGTCGTAAGGTTACAGTAGCATGGGTCTTAAAGTTATAAGAGTGAGAGGTTTGTGTGGCTGCAGCATAACAATGTGTCCTTAATGTAACAAACGTCCTGTatgtgaccaggctggtgagGTGGCGTACTTGGGAGACTGCAGTCAGAAGTGCTCCTGTGACCCTCTGAAGGGGCTTGTCTGCGTGGCCCACTCCTGCCCCGCAAACACCAAGTGTCTGATCAAAAAAGACGTCAAGTCCTGCTACAACACAGGCAAGGCTCTTTTACTCTTGCGTGCGCACACACTTTCAAGAGCTATGGCAGTTATTACATTTCCCATCTTGAAGCTTTTCACGAATCAGAACTTGGCACAGTGTCGTGTATTTAATTGTAAACAGATGCTGTGGAACACTAAGTCTTGACCCTCTGTAGATCCCTGTAAGGATGCTGGGTGTCGTGCGAAGGAGACGTGTCGAGTGGAGAAGGGTGAGGCCGCGTGCGTTCCCCAGTACACCGGAATCTGCTGGGCTTGGGGGGACCCCCACTACCACACCTTCGACGGCTTCAACTATGACTTCCAGGGCACCTGTAGGTACATCATCTCTGAGACCTGTGGCGACCTGGCCGGCCTCACGCCCTTCAGCATCACCGAGAGCAACGACAACCGCGGCAACACCGCCGTCTCGTTCGTTCGAGAGGTCAAGGTGGCCGTCTATGGATTCACGATCGCCATACTGAAGAACCAGATAGGCCGAGTCATGGTAAGGCTGTAACCTTGGAGTACCCTACTGTATATTGACATATTCTATATATGTAATTCATACTAGACTACCTCTGTCCCTCAGGTTGATGGACAGGTGTTGAACTTGCCACTCAACCTAGGCCAGGTCACCGTGTCCCAGTCTGGTGGCACTGCTGTCATACAGACTGACTTCGGCCTCCGCGTCTCCTACGAC comes from the Osmerus eperlanus chromosome 7, fOsmEpe2.1, whole genome shotgun sequence genome and includes:
- the LOC134024186 gene encoding IgGFc-binding protein — encoded protein: MKLVGILSKRNTVFAAMGTQLLLCFAALLVSDVCHAGWAGREFAMSFMENYKTSYVGARFQLQIYALQADTSVTVKVSSLNFVKQQMLGAGQAVTVTLPDGVEMGGTELSSKTVQIESSADVTVSAFNYKLYTADTSVIYPVSEWGTDYYIFTPSATPLGTFKEFSISNGKEKNRVAVVPSDLLFYQKRLYIAGSQLVVDLLPYQSIQIQSISELTGTRVSSQLPVAVFTGHTCTWKFSKCNHVFEQLLPVSSWGSSFIVPPLSFQKDQSTVIIQASQATRVTVRKGSKVDVVSLDQGKAKEFDIQQPDSMTIQADHGVQVLLLFNGVMLDKGQIYDPFLMTVLPSQRFCSSYFLEGQDGFQNKALLVVKTNELATLRFDGKPLPDTVQWTSISASEFSWAEMAYPQGYPDNRHNLTLGSPFALYSVGVSYMNGYGSPALCGQAGHFPMTCSDMTCKADEVCEMKQEIPTCYKKPAEAGTCWAMGDPHYRTFDGRFYNFMGTCTYVFANKCAAKDVLPGFEVLSQNENRGSLRVSYVGVVTVKVYGLTITVMRTETGRVRIDYGLWNLPVVLNEGKVVLSQMGRFAVIQTDFGLTVKYDWEHHLVVSLPASYAGKTCGLCGNFNGNPNDDYSTPLGTQAGGVPAFGSSWKVPGLVKDALCADECVGGCDRCESSQMKLFEGELYCGLIGLVAKGPFSSCHSVVPPQAYLDNCKFDLCMGGGLRTFLCRALETYTDACQKAGIQVQDWRALARCPSQCPANSHYELCGSPCPATCADPTAPTKCKGPCVEACTCNTGFVLSGGKCVPTAKCGCSYLGRNVPAGESFWVDQTCKRRCRCVPESGRVECQDTGCRAGQQCQVVDGIRDCYPVSYSTCQAKGDPHYLTFDQQRFNFQGTCVYQLAGLCSSDPGLVPFQVLVQNDFRGSRVVSYTKLVEVKVYSQTISISRAYKGQVMVNGELLNLPVSLSEGQISVYKSGWYAVVTTDFGLKVSFDWNSNAFVTLPSTYQGAVCGLCGNYNGKPQDDLIPMNGKAPVNALEFGGSWIVEEIPGCVHGCKGTCPECDVTQKRAYETGDFCGLLRDPKGPFRDCHSQVDPAGYFEDCVYDVCLYKGRKDVLCQALTAYTSACQATGAKVYNWRSSQLCEVRCSANSHYDVCASNCPATCSSLSSPQGCQAQCKEGCSCDEGHILSGDSCVPFSQCGCLQGGRYYQVGQVFYPNGKCDEECSCAQDGQVACKKFSCGPNEKCEVLDGVQKCNPVGKAVCQASGDPHYLSFDGLAFDFQGTCTYTLAKACGLDGTQLVPFAVQVENESWNNRKVAVTKLVALEVYGFTLIFRNDMFGVLVDGVFNNLPLSLNNGVVQVYKQGFHYTISTDFGLLVTYDLVYHVTVTVPGNYRDKTCGLCGSFNGNRADDFTMSNNRVTKDVNAFGASWKVAIKGVVCDDGCSGTACPVCDPPKRAVFEKPSHCGVMTAPKGPFAACRSKLDPVSYFNDCVYDLCVSEGDEKVLCDSVAAYAFNCHMAGVDLDWRTSSFCPMKCPVNSHYEACADACSSACPSLTDVVKCSKCSEGCECDAGFLFNGQTCVQQDRCGCYDNGRTYLAGEVAYLGDCSQKCSCDPLKGLVCVAHSCPANTKCLIKKDVKSCYNTDPCKDAGCRAKETCRVEKGEAACVPQYTGICWAWGDPHYHTFDGFNYDFQGTCRYIISETCGDLAGLTPFSITESNDNRGNTAVSFVREVKVAVYGFTIAILKNQIGRVMVDGQVLNLPLNLGQVTVSQSGGTAVIQTDFGLRVSYDWNWKVVVALPSSYFASVCGLCGNFNGNVADELQNATGKTMPSVVDWAKGWKSADQEDTPCADACKGKCPECEESARKLYQSEASCGILTAKAKSVFQVCHSKVDPQTFMDSCVYDLCVTKGDKKMLCQALASFTEQCRQVGIVVKDWRTQFGCPMNCQSNSHYDICASPCQPSCPFPEQRPTCPDTCVEACVCDKGYVLSAGVCVPAKTCGCSYQGRYYQAGERFWADEACGRLCECDATLGMVVCRVASCSAKEQCGLVGGKRACSPVGSATCVAAGDPHYQTFDGRRFDFQGTCVYQLVALCAEKAELVPFKVTVQNDHRGSMAVSFTKTVVLSMYGVSVTISKDYPSMILLDGQLSSLPLDFNGQLRVFRSGAAAVVETSAGISLTFDWRSVVKVTVPSTYQGAVCGLCGNYNTQPQDDLGMRDGQIASDPSKLGESWRVGLVPGCTSGCQAGCQGCSDSQKETFKGQAYCGIITNKQGPFKDCHGRVDPTGFFEDCVFDTCHYHGYRGAVCDAVAAYVSACQGQGASVGTWRTPNFCPLVCPANSQYSLCAPACPATCASLSSLSSCKRPCAEGCQCDEGYLLSGEACVPVAKCGCSYGGRYYRMGDIFYSEDKCLEQCSCGENGAVTCQKAKCRPGEVCKVAKGVQACYPESEAKCVASGDPHYITFDGRRFDFQGICVYTLAKVCDNAKGQLSSFAVTQGNEKYGNGRVAVTKTVAVEVYGHIVSIEQGVKWRVIVDDEWMNLPLSLSEGRVTVSQEGRNIIVQSDFGLRVLYDTTYYVEVVVPSTYQGKMCGLCGNYDKNPADDFSLPGGKQTRIVDDFGSAWVVDLPGSVCGGCGGQCPACDQAKAALYGKPDSCGIITAAGGPFQACHGKVDPAPYFAHCVYDVCALEGDRETLCQGVQAYAVACQHAGVQIQPWRSPSFCPATCPANSHFEQCADTCASSCASLMSPFPCSDTCFEGCLCDAGFVSDGDKCVSMETCGCIHEGQYLQVGQTVVNKDCNSKCVCQASGVVNCQQVSCASGEVCDVRDGVRACHPKQGRCLVSPAAYLTSFDGMAGATGGLGAFEVASLCDQAPAVWFRVVVDVRVCSKGAAPAVAAVYVFFKDVAVAVNSEHLVWVNGRKTSLPSTLADHLTVQVYNRMVVVERTSSVRVTYSISQEVIVTVGNQLAGKVCGACGNYNDNPKDDLKTADGAPSSDVSVIVGSWRAWDFSNCGL